One part of the Tenacibaculum sp. 190130A14a genome encodes these proteins:
- the metG gene encoding methionine--tRNA ligase, protein MSTPKRYTITAALPYTNGPIHIGHLAGVYVPGDIYARYLRQKGKDVAYICGSDEHGVAIPMRAKKEGVTPQDIIDKYHGIIKKSFQDFGISFDNYSRTSAEIHHKTASDFFTKLYNDGEFIEEVTEQLYDAEADQYLADRFVIGTCPKCGNEESYGDQCEKCGTSHNATDLINPKSAITGNVPTLKETKHWFLPLDKHEAFLREWILESHKNDWKPNVLGQCKSWIDDGLRPRAVTRDLDWGIPVPVEGAEGKVLYVWFDAPIGYISATKEWAAREGKNWEDYWKKEDTKLVHFIGKDNIVFHCLIFPSMLKAHGDYILPENVPANEFLNLEGNKLSTSKNWAVWLHEYLEEFPNQQDVLRYTLTANAPESKDNDFTWKDFQAKNNNELVAIFGNFINRVVVLTNKYYNGVVPTAGELTEADKDALDQLQQFPDVIGKSVERYRFREASQELMNLARLGNKYLADEEPWKVIKEDEERVKTIMNIALQIATGLAVLAEPFLPFTSSKLKSILNIDNSLTWNDISEKEILLSANHQVNKGELLFSKIEDKTIEAQLEKLEATKKANEAANKVVEPQKETIEFDDFTKMDMRVGTILEAEKVAKAKKLLKLKVDVGIDVRTIVSGIAESFKPEDIVGQQVTVLCNLAPRKIRGVESQGMILMTDTPDGKLAFVQPSEKVNNGEFIA, encoded by the coding sequence ATGAGTACACCAAAAAGATATACAATTACAGCTGCATTACCCTATACAAACGGACCTATTCATATAGGACATTTAGCAGGGGTATATGTGCCTGGAGATATTTATGCACGTTATTTACGCCAAAAAGGAAAAGATGTAGCTTACATTTGTGGTTCAGATGAGCACGGAGTAGCTATTCCAATGCGTGCTAAAAAAGAAGGTGTTACTCCGCAAGATATTATTGATAAATACCACGGAATTATCAAAAAATCTTTTCAAGATTTTGGTATTTCTTTTGACAATTACTCGCGTACTTCAGCAGAAATCCATCATAAAACAGCTTCTGATTTTTTTACAAAATTGTACAATGACGGAGAGTTTATTGAAGAAGTTACGGAACAGTTATACGATGCAGAAGCAGATCAATATTTAGCAGATCGTTTTGTAATTGGTACTTGCCCGAAATGTGGAAATGAAGAAAGTTATGGTGATCAGTGTGAAAAATGTGGAACGAGTCATAATGCTACTGATTTAATTAATCCTAAATCGGCAATTACAGGAAATGTTCCTACATTAAAAGAAACAAAACATTGGTTTTTACCATTAGATAAGCACGAAGCTTTTTTACGTGAATGGATTTTAGAAAGCCATAAAAACGATTGGAAACCTAATGTATTAGGACAATGTAAATCTTGGATTGATGATGGTTTAAGACCTCGTGCAGTAACTCGTGATTTAGACTGGGGAATTCCTGTTCCAGTTGAAGGAGCAGAAGGTAAAGTACTATATGTTTGGTTTGATGCTCCTATTGGATACATTTCTGCTACTAAAGAATGGGCGGCAAGAGAAGGTAAAAACTGGGAAGATTATTGGAAAAAAGAGGATACTAAATTAGTACACTTTATTGGTAAAGATAATATTGTATTTCACTGTTTGATTTTCCCATCAATGTTAAAAGCTCATGGTGATTATATTTTACCAGAAAATGTTCCTGCTAACGAATTCTTAAACTTAGAAGGAAACAAATTATCTACTTCTAAAAATTGGGCTGTTTGGTTACATGAATATTTAGAAGAGTTTCCTAATCAGCAAGATGTGCTGCGTTATACTTTAACTGCAAATGCACCAGAAAGTAAGGATAATGATTTTACTTGGAAAGATTTTCAGGCTAAAAACAACAATGAATTGGTAGCTATTTTTGGTAACTTTATTAACCGTGTTGTTGTTTTAACAAACAAATATTACAATGGAGTTGTTCCAACAGCTGGAGAGTTAACGGAAGCGGATAAAGATGCTTTAGATCAATTACAACAATTCCCAGATGTAATTGGTAAATCTGTAGAGCGCTACCGATTTAGAGAAGCTTCTCAAGAATTAATGAATTTAGCACGTTTAGGAAACAAGTATTTAGCAGATGAAGAACCTTGGAAAGTAATTAAAGAGGATGAAGAACGTGTAAAAACTATTATGAATATAGCATTGCAAATTGCTACAGGTTTAGCTGTATTAGCTGAGCCATTTTTACCATTTACATCTTCAAAATTAAAATCAATCTTAAATATTGATAATAGCTTAACATGGAATGATATTTCTGAAAAAGAAATATTGTTGTCAGCAAATCATCAAGTTAATAAAGGCGAGTTATTATTCTCTAAGATAGAAGATAAAACTATTGAAGCGCAATTAGAAAAATTAGAAGCTACTAAAAAAGCAAATGAAGCTGCTAATAAAGTTGTTGAACCACAAAAAGAGACTATTGAGTTTGATGATTTTACTAAAATGGACATGAGAGTAGGAACTATTTTAGAAGCTGAAAAAGTAGCCAAAGCTAAAAAGCTTTTAAAATTAAAAGTTGATGTTGGTATCGATGTTCGTACTATTGTTTCTGGTATTGCTGAAAGCTTTAAGCCCGAAGATATTGTTGGTCAACAAGTAACAGTACTTTGCAATTTAGCTCCAAGAAAAATTAGAGGTGTAGAAAGTCAAGGTATGATTTTAATGACAGATACTCCTGATGGAAAACTAGCTTTTGTACAACCTTCTGAAAAGGTAAACAATGGTGAGTTTATCGCTTAA
- a CDS encoding helix-turn-helix domain-containing protein, which translates to MAIYFITFAIHISVFFYANYVEVPIVLDRLRDQIAFFASPLLYLYVLSCIYSDFKLQPKHLLHFIPFAIELFMYFPNFYLASNEQRILFYENYYSYPEVKISLVYGVSVALFYLVLIFIELRKYRKLLLENYSSTKNYNYKWLFQLAVISVVLLLFSAIKSIYKLFDSDDATLDIMRIITTLLLLGFLCWIVLKSMLQPELFRGIDTKHQLVRTMLENEGNEVDEEDEISTQINTLKTYMDKEEPFLDSSLTIHNLANQMNISYRDLSVLINHHLKQHFFDFVNGYRIEKAKEILQNPSNKKRTVLEILYEVGFNSKSSFNTEFKKQTGLTPTQYRRNYW; encoded by the coding sequence ATGGCTATATATTTTATAACGTTCGCAATTCATATTAGTGTCTTTTTTTATGCAAATTATGTAGAGGTTCCTATTGTCTTAGATAGGCTTCGAGATCAAATAGCTTTTTTTGCAAGTCCATTATTGTATTTATACGTTTTGTCTTGTATTTATTCTGATTTTAAACTTCAACCAAAACATCTCTTACATTTTATTCCTTTTGCCATTGAGTTATTCATGTATTTTCCTAATTTTTACTTGGCTTCAAATGAGCAACGAATACTATTTTATGAGAATTATTACTCGTACCCTGAAGTGAAAATATCTTTAGTTTATGGTGTTTCAGTGGCTTTGTTTTATTTGGTGTTGATATTTATCGAATTAAGAAAATATAGAAAACTCTTATTAGAAAATTATTCATCCACAAAAAATTACAATTATAAATGGTTGTTTCAACTAGCGGTTATTAGTGTGGTATTACTACTATTTTCTGCGATAAAAAGTATTTATAAATTGTTTGATAGTGATGATGCTACATTAGATATCATGCGTATCATAACAACACTTTTATTACTTGGTTTTTTATGTTGGATTGTGTTAAAAAGTATGTTGCAACCAGAGTTGTTTAGAGGTATCGACACTAAACATCAATTGGTGCGAACAATGTTAGAAAATGAAGGGAATGAAGTGGATGAGGAAGATGAAATTTCTACACAAATAAATACATTAAAAACTTATATGGATAAAGAAGAGCCTTTTTTAGATTCTTCACTTACAATCCATAATCTCGCAAATCAAATGAATATTTCTTACAGAGATTTATCGGTGCTAATTAACCATCACTTGAAACAACATTTCTTTGATTTTGTAAATGGTTATCGAATAGAAAAAGCCAAAGAAATACTTCAAAATCCATCAAATAAAAAGCGAACCGTATTAGAGATTCTGTATGAAGTTGGGTTTAATTCCAAATCTTCTTTTAATACGGAGTTTAAAAAGCAAACGGGTTTAACACCTACTCAATACAGGAGAAACTATTGGTAG
- a CDS encoding CvpA family protein, which yields MNTFDIIIAALLLFGFVRGLMKGLFVEVASLVALVAGVYGAIHFSYFIGDWLKGSVDWEEKYISLAAFAATFVVIIVVIALLGKILTKIADFASLGILNKILGGVFGALKIGLILSVIFIFFGKMNDTIPFVSQESLNESILYKPVKKIAPTIFPSIIKDEDDAEEEKSTTNEESV from the coding sequence ATGAATACTTTTGATATAATTATTGCCGCTTTATTACTTTTTGGATTTGTACGTGGATTAATGAAAGGTTTGTTTGTTGAGGTTGCATCATTGGTAGCCTTAGTAGCTGGAGTTTATGGAGCTATTCATTTTTCATATTTTATTGGAGATTGGTTAAAAGGGAGTGTAGATTGGGAAGAAAAATATATTTCATTAGCAGCCTTTGCAGCAACATTTGTGGTAATCATTGTGGTCATTGCTTTGTTGGGGAAAATTTTAACAAAAATTGCTGACTTTGCTTCATTAGGAATTTTAAATAAAATATTAGGAGGGGTGTTTGGAGCGTTAAAAATAGGACTAATTTTAAGCGTGATTTTTATCTTTTTTGGAAAAATGAATGATACGATTCCATTTGTCTCACAAGAAAGTTTGAATGAATCTATTTTATATAAACCGGTAAAAAAGATTGCTCCAACAATATTTCCATCGATCATAAAAGATGAAGATGATGCTGAAGAAGAGAAGTCCACAACTAATGAGGAAAGTGTCTAA
- a CDS encoding SDR family oxidoreductase — protein MSFQNKVVWITGASSGIGKSLAIEVSKQNVFLILSSRRKEALEDVVKECSFPENIKVLPIDLEAYDTLNLKVEEAISLFGRIDVLVNNGGVSQRSLVKDTKIEVDKRLMDINYLGTVALTKALLPHFVQNKSGHFVVTTSIVGKIGTPLRSSYAATKHALHGFFDSLRAEHHKDNISVTLVCPGFVTTNVSKNALTGDGSPQNLMDTATANGIAPDRFAKLMLKAIKNKREEVYIAGAKEKLGVYAKRFFPKLLSKMIRKLSVT, from the coding sequence ATGAGCTTTCAAAATAAAGTAGTATGGATAACTGGTGCTTCTTCTGGAATAGGAAAATCACTGGCAATTGAGGTTTCTAAACAAAATGTATTTCTGATTCTTTCTTCTAGAAGAAAAGAAGCATTAGAAGATGTAGTTAAAGAGTGTAGTTTTCCGGAAAACATTAAAGTGCTTCCTATAGATCTAGAAGCTTACGACACCCTTAATTTAAAAGTAGAAGAAGCAATTTCTCTGTTTGGTAGAATTGATGTTTTGGTAAACAATGGAGGTGTTAGTCAACGCTCTTTGGTGAAAGATACTAAAATTGAAGTGGATAAGCGTTTAATGGATATCAATTATCTTGGTACCGTAGCTTTAACAAAAGCCTTGTTACCTCACTTTGTTCAAAATAAATCGGGTCATTTTGTTGTAACAACCAGTATTGTTGGGAAAATAGGAACTCCTTTACGATCTAGTTATGCCGCCACAAAACACGCATTACATGGTTTTTTTGATAGTCTTCGTGCAGAACATCATAAAGATAATATTAGTGTTACGCTGGTATGCCCTGGTTTTGTAACAACTAATGTTTCAAAGAATGCATTAACAGGAGATGGAAGTCCGCAAAATTTGATGGATACGGCTACTGCGAATGGAATTGCTCCTGATCGATTTGCTAAATTAATGCTTAAGGCAATTAAAAATAAACGAGAAGAAGTTTATATAGCGGGCGCCAAAGAAAAACTTGGAGTATACGCAAAGAGGTTTTTTCCGAAGTTATTATCCAAAATGATTCGCAAATTGAGTGTTACTTAA
- a CDS encoding TlpA disulfide reductase family protein, translating into MRKLLALLIFATSVANAQYTIKGTMTPPEKSDFLMLHKLEGVKPKFIGHTTIKYDTVNVNGEKQALGRFTIQLPKNAAPGAYRATYRNQGSGFIDFLFNKENIEFIFNPKFPDQSVVFTSSRENKLYADYLQAYAKKQNKLDQYLLEYIKNPNKDTKKAYKKDLKSLKELQDGFETKSEGMLVHHFIKASQRYNPSSLFESVEEFSEFTIENFFRFVEFDSKQLYNSSFIIDKVNDYIFYLNTAEDPEAQKEIYKESIKTVLSKVSKGKLKKDLVHFLITSFTDKRDGEMVDWLFAEYYEDLPSEDQDEEFKKEKLQILNATVGRVAPDFSWKEGETDYQLSSLNDGDNYLLVFWSTSCPHCVKDVPELHSFMQSHKNISVISFGIENESDKDAWVSFTTNKLPNWHNAIGTHPEHKWSNETVQKYNLLGTPSYFVLDKDKKIIAMPDQFEDVKKYFESH; encoded by the coding sequence ATGAGAAAATTACTTGCTTTATTAATATTTGCAACATCAGTAGCGAATGCTCAGTATACCATAAAAGGTACCATGACCCCGCCAGAGAAAAGTGACTTTTTAATGTTACATAAATTAGAAGGTGTAAAACCTAAATTTATAGGACATACTACGATAAAGTATGACACTGTAAATGTAAATGGGGAAAAGCAAGCTCTAGGTAGATTTACAATTCAATTACCTAAGAACGCTGCACCAGGAGCATATAGAGCAACTTATAGAAATCAAGGTTCAGGATTTATAGATTTTTTATTTAATAAAGAAAATATTGAGTTTATCTTTAATCCTAAATTCCCTGACCAATCGGTTGTATTTACTTCTTCAAGAGAGAATAAGTTATACGCAGATTATTTACAAGCATATGCTAAAAAGCAAAACAAATTAGACCAATATTTGCTAGAGTATATTAAAAACCCTAACAAAGACACGAAAAAAGCCTATAAAAAAGATCTTAAGTCTTTAAAAGAATTACAAGATGGGTTTGAGACTAAATCTGAAGGAATGTTAGTACATCACTTCATTAAAGCTTCTCAACGATACAACCCTTCAAGTCTTTTTGAAAGTGTTGAAGAATTTTCTGAGTTCACCATTGAAAACTTCTTTAGGTTTGTAGAGTTTGATAGTAAGCAACTATACAATTCATCTTTCATTATTGACAAGGTAAATGACTATATTTTCTATTTAAATACTGCTGAAGACCCAGAAGCTCAAAAAGAGATTTATAAAGAGTCTATAAAAACGGTTTTATCTAAAGTATCAAAAGGTAAATTAAAAAAGGACCTTGTACACTTTTTAATCACTTCTTTTACTGATAAGAGAGACGGAGAAATGGTGGATTGGTTATTTGCTGAATATTACGAAGACTTACCATCAGAAGATCAAGACGAAGAGTTTAAAAAAGAAAAATTACAAATTTTAAATGCTACCGTGGGTAGAGTTGCTCCAGACTTTTCTTGGAAAGAAGGAGAAACAGATTATCAATTATCTTCATTAAATGATGGTGATAACTATTTACTTGTTTTTTGGAGTACTAGTTGTCCTCACTGTGTAAAAGATGTACCTGAATTACATAGCTTTATGCAAAGTCACAAAAACATTTCAGTAATTTCATTTGGTATTGAAAATGAAAGTGATAAAGATGCTTGGGTATCATTTACTACAAATAAACTTCCGAATTGGCATAATGCAATAGGAACGCACCCAGAACATAAATGGAGTAATGAAACTGTTCAAAAATATAACTTATTAGGTACTCCTTCTTATTTCGTTTTAGATAAAGATAAGAAGATCATTGCAATGCCTGATCAGTTCGAAGATGTAAAAAAATATTTTGAAAGTCACTAA
- a CDS encoding LD-carboxypeptidase, producing MKKRIFLLFFILVIPSVFCQTEKMNLKTPPYLAKGDTIAIVAPAGILKNRKHVIDKAKELAESWGLKVVYGEHMFNQNHHFAGTDEERCEDFQKALDNPNIKAIWSARGGYGSVRILDRLDFTKFLERPKWIIGYSDITAFHNHIHNLGVETLHAMMGTSMQDQVTDIEHTITTFKKALFGEGLSYKIPSSKYNRKGNVQGELVGGNIAILASMLGSNSQISTKGKILFIEEIGEYKYSIDRMLQSLKRAGYFNGVKGIVVGDMTKIKKNTTPWGSSIEQLVLDVVPEDIPVLFDFPAGHEPDNRALIMGRGVILDINETTSNVIFK from the coding sequence ATGAAAAAAAGAATATTCTTATTGTTTTTTATACTGGTAATACCTTCAGTATTTTGTCAAACTGAAAAAATGAATTTAAAAACACCGCCTTATTTAGCAAAAGGAGACACTATTGCTATTGTAGCTCCTGCAGGAATCTTAAAGAATCGAAAACATGTTATTGATAAGGCCAAAGAATTGGCTGAAAGTTGGGGACTAAAAGTGGTGTATGGAGAACATATGTTTAATCAAAATCATCACTTTGCAGGAACTGATGAAGAGCGATGTGAAGATTTTCAAAAAGCTTTAGATAATCCCAATATTAAGGCTATTTGGTCGGCACGAGGAGGTTATGGTTCTGTACGAATTTTAGATAGATTAGATTTTACAAAGTTCTTAGAACGTCCTAAATGGATTATTGGTTATTCTGATATTACTGCTTTTCATAATCATATCCATAATTTGGGAGTGGAAACATTACATGCAATGATGGGAACTAGCATGCAAGACCAGGTAACTGATATTGAGCATACAATTACAACCTTTAAAAAAGCCTTGTTTGGAGAAGGTTTAAGTTATAAGATTCCTTCATCAAAGTATAATAGAAAAGGAAATGTACAAGGTGAATTGGTAGGAGGGAATATTGCTATTTTGGCTTCAATGTTGGGGTCAAATAGTCAAATTTCTACGAAAGGAAAGATTTTGTTTATCGAAGAAATTGGAGAATACAAGTATTCTATAGATAGAATGTTGCAGAGTTTAAAAAGAGCTGGATACTTTAATGGAGTAAAAGGAATTGTAGTAGGAGATATGACAAAAATTAAAAAGAATACAACTCCTTGGGGGAGCTCTATAGAACAATTAGTTTTAGATGTGGTTCCTGAAGATATTCCTGTTTTGTTTGATTTTCCTGCAGGTCATGAACCTGATAATAGGGCATTAATTATGGGAAGAGGAGTAATACTAGATATTAATGAAACTACCTCCAATGTAATTTTTAAATAG
- a CDS encoding YraN family protein → MAIHNELGKKGEQIAVDFLVEKGFTIVERNYRFQKAEVDIIARKDELLLAVEVKTRSSIDFGDPQDFINSKKIKLLLSAIDYYVVEKNLDIEVRFDVIAVVIDKSKTVIEHIEDAFLYF, encoded by the coding sequence GTGGCTATACATAATGAATTAGGAAAAAAAGGAGAACAAATTGCGGTTGATTTTTTAGTAGAGAAAGGGTTTACTATTGTAGAAAGAAATTATAGATTTCAAAAAGCAGAGGTTGATATTATAGCTCGAAAGGATGAGTTATTATTAGCAGTTGAAGTAAAAACGAGATCTTCAATAGATTTTGGAGATCCGCAAGATTTTATAAATTCCAAAAAGATAAAACTACTACTTTCAGCAATAGATTATTATGTAGTAGAAAAGAACTTAGATATTGAAGTAAGGTTTGATGTTATTGCAGTGGTTATAGATAAATCCAAAACAGTAATAGAGCATATTGAAGACGCTTTTTTATATTTTTAA
- a CDS encoding ribonuclease H-like YkuK family protein yields MEQKWRNFSGKVFDESILNVLEKAIVKEKKEGYRLKVCVGSDSQAYKSHIEYATAIVVLREGKGGFMFVRNTKGTKQISIKERMLKEVTMSVNIAYAICDMLDKHNVALEVHADINTDPKFQSSVALKDAMGYILGMGFEFKAKPYAFASSSCADRVV; encoded by the coding sequence GTGGAACAAAAATGGAGAAATTTTAGTGGAAAAGTATTTGATGAATCTATTCTAAACGTGCTTGAAAAAGCAATTGTAAAGGAAAAGAAAGAAGGATATCGTTTAAAGGTTTGTGTTGGGTCAGATTCTCAAGCTTATAAATCGCATATTGAATATGCAACAGCAATTGTTGTATTGAGAGAAGGTAAAGGAGGCTTTATGTTTGTTAGAAACACAAAGGGAACCAAACAAATATCTATCAAAGAACGAATGCTTAAAGAGGTAACAATGTCTGTAAACATTGCCTATGCAATTTGCGATATGTTAGACAAGCATAATGTTGCCCTAGAGGTTCATGCAGATATTAATACAGATCCGAAGTTTCAATCGAGTGTTGCCTTGAAAGATGCTATGGGTTACATTTTAGGAATGGGGTTTGAATTTAAAGCGAAACCTTACGCATTTGCAAGTTCATCTTGTGCCGATAGAGTAGTATAA
- a CDS encoding Tex family protein has product MQLISYITSRTQITQKSIQNTIELLNEDCTVPFIARYRKEKTGNLDEVEIGQIVQLKEQFEALEKRKVAILKTIEEQGLLTKELKEKIEKVEDLTTLEDIYLPYKKKRKTKAETARKNGLEPLAKMIMSQRVNDLEYTASKYMNNEVESEEKALEGARHIIAEWINERTDIRNNIRYQLERFATIATKVVKTKKDEHEAQKFKDYFDWEENLSRIPSHRLLAILRAEKEGFIRVKIEIDNERALQKMEDRIIRSHNECADQIELAIADAYKRLLLPSLSTEALNIAKEKADESAIKVFAKNLQQLLLGAPLGEKRVLAIDPGFRTGCKVVCLNEQGDLLHNETIFPHAPQHQSTEAIKKISSLADAYKIEAIAIGNGTASRETEQLIKRIHFKNAIEVFVVSEAGASIYSASKIARDEFPNYDVTVRGAVSIGRRLADPLAELVKIDAKSIGVGQYQHDVEQSSLKKSLDTVVAHCVNKVGVNINTASASLLSYVSGIGPKLAENIVNYRNENGAFTNRTAIKKVPRLGGKAFEQSAGFLRIKNGDNILDDSAVHPERYSLVKQIAKDLNTKVDGLIGNSAVLNQIKLQQYVTDSYGLPTLQDIVKELEKPGLDPREKAKAFSFNEHIKTIDDVRTGMILPGIVNNITNFGCFVDIGIKESGLVHVSNLADTFVKDVNEHVSLHQHVQVKVLEVDLARKRIQLSMNY; this is encoded by the coding sequence ATGCAACTAATATCCTATATCACTTCCCGTACACAAATCACTCAAAAATCAATTCAAAATACCATTGAATTATTAAATGAAGATTGTACGGTTCCTTTTATTGCCCGTTATCGTAAAGAAAAAACAGGAAATTTAGACGAAGTAGAAATTGGTCAAATTGTACAATTAAAAGAGCAATTTGAAGCACTTGAAAAAAGAAAAGTTGCTATTTTAAAAACCATCGAAGAACAAGGTCTTTTAACCAAAGAATTAAAAGAAAAAATAGAAAAAGTAGAAGACCTTACCACCCTAGAAGACATTTACCTTCCTTATAAGAAGAAACGTAAAACCAAAGCAGAAACTGCTCGTAAAAATGGATTAGAACCTTTGGCTAAAATGATTATGAGTCAACGTGTAAATGATTTAGAATACACTGCCTCTAAATACATGAACAACGAAGTTGAGTCTGAAGAAAAAGCCTTGGAAGGTGCACGACATATTATTGCTGAATGGATTAATGAACGAACTGATATTAGAAATAATATTCGTTATCAATTAGAACGTTTTGCAACCATTGCTACCAAAGTGGTTAAAACAAAAAAAGACGAGCATGAAGCTCAAAAATTCAAAGATTATTTCGATTGGGAAGAGAACTTAAGTCGCATTCCATCACATCGCTTATTAGCCATTTTACGTGCCGAAAAAGAAGGGTTTATTCGTGTAAAAATTGAAATCGATAACGAACGTGCCTTGCAAAAAATGGAAGATCGAATTATCCGCTCTCATAACGAATGTGCCGATCAAATTGAATTAGCCATTGCCGATGCTTATAAACGTTTGTTATTACCTTCTTTAAGTACAGAGGCACTTAATATTGCTAAAGAAAAAGCAGATGAAAGTGCTATTAAAGTATTTGCTAAAAATTTACAGCAGTTATTGTTAGGTGCTCCATTAGGTGAAAAACGAGTTCTAGCTATTGACCCTGGATTTAGAACGGGATGTAAAGTAGTATGTTTAAATGAACAAGGAGATTTATTGCACAACGAAACAATCTTTCCGCACGCACCTCAACATCAATCTACAGAAGCTATAAAGAAAATTAGTTCTTTAGCAGATGCTTATAAAATTGAAGCCATTGCTATCGGAAATGGAACAGCTTCTAGAGAAACCGAACAACTAATCAAACGAATTCATTTTAAAAATGCAATAGAAGTTTTTGTCGTGAGTGAAGCAGGTGCTTCCATTTATTCTGCCTCTAAAATTGCTCGTGACGAATTTCCTAATTACGATGTAACGGTTCGTGGAGCGGTATCTATCGGACGTAGATTAGCAGATCCTTTGGCAGAATTGGTGAAAATAGATGCAAAATCGATTGGAGTTGGACAATACCAACACGATGTAGAGCAATCTAGCTTAAAGAAATCATTAGATACTGTTGTAGCACATTGTGTAAACAAAGTGGGGGTTAACATCAATACCGCTAGTGCTTCTTTATTGAGTTATGTATCGGGTATTGGGCCAAAACTAGCAGAGAATATTGTAAACTATCGAAATGAAAATGGTGCATTTACCAATAGAACTGCTATTAAAAAAGTACCTCGATTAGGAGGAAAAGCTTTTGAACAATCGGCTGGTTTTTTACGTATAAAAAACGGAGATAATATATTAGATGACTCTGCAGTACACCCAGAACGTTATAGCTTGGTAAAACAAATTGCCAAAGACTTAAATACTAAGGTTGATGGGTTAATCGGAAATTCAGCTGTTTTAAATCAAATCAAGCTACAACAATATGTAACCGATTCTTATGGTTTACCAACCTTACAAGACATTGTTAAGGAATTAGAAAAGCCAGGATTAGACCCTAGAGAAAAAGCAAAAGCTTTTAGCTTTAATGAGCATATAAAAACTATTGATGATGTAAGAACAGGAATGATTCTTCCTGGAATTGTAAACAACATTACCAACTTTGGTTGTTTTGTAGATATAGGAATCAAAGAAAGTGGACTGGTACATGTGTCTAATTTGGCTGATACTTTTGTAAAAGATGTCAATGAGCATGTAAGCTTGCATCAGCATGTACAAGTAAAAGTTTTAGAAGTAGATTTAGCTCGAAAACGTATACAATTAAGTATGAACTATTAA